The nucleotide window GTCATTCTGTCACATTCTTCTGCATGGTATTTTTTTTGAGAAAGAATTTTAAAAATTAAAATCTAAATATGATGACTAAAGGAAATATTAATGTATCTGTGGAAAACATTTTCCCGCTTATTAAAAAATTTCTTTACAGTGACCACGAAATATTCCTGAGAGAATTGATCTCCAATGCCACTGATGCTACTTTAAAATTAAAGCATCTTACAAGTATTGGTGAGGCAAAAGTGGAATACGGAAATCCAAAACTTGAGGTTAAAATTGATAAAGACCAGAAAACTTTACACATCATCGACCAGGGTATTGGGATGACGGGTGAAGAAGTTGAGAAATACATCAACCAGGTTGCATTCTCCGGAGCTGAAGAGTTCTTGGAAAAATATAAAGATTCTGCGAAGGATGCCGGAATTATCGGGCATTTCGGTCTTGGTTTCTACTCTGCTTTCATGGTGGCAGAAAAAGTGGAAATCCTTACAAAATCTTATAAAGATGAGCCGGCAGTACGCTGGATCTGTGACGGAAGCCCGGAATTCACATTGGAAGAAACTACTGACAAAACAGACAGAGGTACGGAAATCATTCTGCACATCGCTGAAGATTCAGTAGAATTTTTAGAAGAAGGAAAAATCCGTGAACTGTTATTAAAGTATAACAAATTCATGCCTGTTCCTATTAAATTTGGAACAAAAACGCATACGCTTCCTTTGCCGGAAGATGCTCCTGAAGATGCAGTAGCTGAAACAGAAGAGGTAGACAATATCATCAACAATCCGGTACCGGCATGGACAATTGCTCCAAGTGAACTGACCAATGAGGATTATATGAAGTTTTACCACGAGCTGTACCCAATGCAGTTTGAGGAACCGTTATTCAATATCCATCTGAATGTTGATTATCCTTTCAACCTTACCGGAATTCTATTCTTCCCGAAACTGAGCAACAATTTAAATATCGATAAAGATAAAATTCAGCTATACCAAAACCAGGTATTCGTAACAGATGAAGTAAAAGGGATCGTTCCTGACTTCCTGATGCTTCTGAGAGGAGTTATTGATTCTCCGGATATCCCATTAAACGTTTCCCGTTCTTATCTTCAGGCAGATGGTGCAGTGAAAAAGATTTCTTCTTACATCACGAAAAAAGTAGCCGATAAAA belongs to Chryseobacterium gleum and includes:
- the htpG gene encoding molecular chaperone HtpG, with the translated sequence MTKGNINVSVENIFPLIKKFLYSDHEIFLRELISNATDATLKLKHLTSIGEAKVEYGNPKLEVKIDKDQKTLHIIDQGIGMTGEEVEKYINQVAFSGAEEFLEKYKDSAKDAGIIGHFGLGFYSAFMVAEKVEILTKSYKDEPAVRWICDGSPEFTLEETTDKTDRGTEIILHIAEDSVEFLEEGKIRELLLKYNKFMPVPIKFGTKTHTLPLPEDAPEDAVAETEEVDNIINNPVPAWTIAPSELTNEDYMKFYHELYPMQFEEPLFNIHLNVDYPFNLTGILFFPKLSNNLNIDKDKIQLYQNQVFVTDEVKGIVPDFLMLLRGVIDSPDIPLNVSRSYLQADGAVKKISSYITKKVADKMVSLINENREDYEKKWNDIKVVIEYGIVTEEKFAEKADKFTLYPTTDGKYFLWDELVEKIKPVQTDKDNKLVVLYATNADEQHSYIQSAKDKGYEVLLLDSPIISHVIQKLETSKENISFARVDADHVNNLIKKDEPIISKLSETEKEALKKNVEEAIKDSKFTVQLEDLDSSDAPFTITQPEFMRRMKEMQATGGGGMFGMGGFPEMYNLVVNSNSELSNQILKTENAEEKENLIKYALDLAKLSQNLLKGKDLTDFIQRSYKQLEK